Sequence from the Candidatus Micrarchaeia archaeon genome:
TGCAGGTCCACCTTGTAGCGCGTGGTTGGCGCCTTGTAAGCCGGGGAGCCGTCCCCCCTCCTCTGCTGTTTAAGCCTTTTTCCCATTAGAACAACCTCATATAAGCTTCAGCTTCGCCGCGATGTCGTCGGTCTTCGCGCCCTTCACCAGGCGCACGATTGCGCGCTTCTGGCCCTTGGCGGTGTTGTACATGCGCACCTTCTGCACCTTGGTGCCGAAAATCTTCTCGACTTCGGCTTTGATG
This genomic interval carries:
- the rplW gene encoding 50S ribosomal protein L23; amino-acid sequence: MFIISPVRTEKSVAKMEFGNTVTFVVSEESKKSDIKAEVEKIFGTKVQKVRMYNTAKGQKRAIVRLVKGAKTDDIAAKLKLI